The Actinoplanes sp. N902-109 genomic interval AGCCATTGTCCTGCACGCCTACGAGCGGCCTCAGAGCAAGGGAACCTCGCGATGACCCAGCAGACCCGTCCCTCCGCCGGCGCCGGCGCGATCCTCGAACTCGGCACCGCCTTCTGCACCGCGCGTTGTGTGCTGACCGCGGTCGACCTCGACCTGTTCACCGTGCTGGAGGGGGCACCGGCCACCGCGGCCGAGCTCGGCGACCAGCTCGGGCTGCACCCGCGCGGGGTGCCGGCGTTCCTCGACGTGCTCGTCGAACTCGGACTGCTGCAGCACTCCGCGGGGACCTACCGCAACGACCCGGCCGCGACCCGGCACCTGGTGTCCGGCCGCTCCGGCGACGTCACCGGTTTTCTGCGGCGCTCGACCCACATGCTGTGGCCGGCCTGGACCCGCTTCGACGAGATGCTGCGGACCGGCAAGCCGACGGCCGAGGCCGACTACACCGAGATGATCAAGGACCCGGCGAAGCTGCGCCGGTTCCTGGGCATGATGGACGCGCTGAACGGCCTGCTCGCGCCGGAACTGGCCGAGGCCTTCGACTGGAGCGGGCGCGGCACCGTGCTCGACGTGGGCGGGGCCCGCGGCAACCTGGTCGGCAACCTGGTGAAGCTGCGCCCGCACCTGCGGGGGATGGTCTTCGACCTGCCACAGATGGCCGACCCGTTCGCCGAGCACATGGCGGCGCTGGAACTGACCGGCAAGGTGACCTTCCACTCCGGCAGCTTCTTCGACAACCCGCTGCCCCGCGCCGACGTCGTCTGCATCGGGCACGTGCTGCACGACTGGGCCGAGGACGAGTGCCGGGCTGTCGTCGCCAAGGCCTTCGAGGCGGTCAACCCGGGCGGGGCGCTGCTGGTCTACGACCGCATGCTGCGCGCCGACGGTCGCCGGCTGCCGAATCTGGTGATCAGCCTCGACATGATGCTGACCACCCCCGGCGGGCAGGAATACCCTGCGGCCGAGTACGAGCAGTGGCTGGCCGGCGCGGGCTTCCAGGACATCTCGGCGCGTCCCCTCGGCGAGGACGACACGCTGGTCGTCGGGCACAAGCCGCGGTGACCGGCGCCATGCGGATCGGCGTGGCGCTGCCCGCGGCGGTGCCGGGCCGCCCGGTGCGGGAGTTGCTCACCTGGGCCCGCCGCGCCGAGGAGCACGGCTACTCCTGTCTGGCGGCGCTCGACCGGCTGGTCTACGACAACTGCGAGCCGCTGATCGCCCTGTCCGCGGCGGCCGCCGTCACGGAACGGATCGGGATCGCGGCGACGGCGCTCATCGCGCCCTACCGGGGCAGCGCCGCCCTGCTGGCCAAGCAGCTGGCAACGCTCGACCGGCTGAGTGCCGGACGACTCGTGGTCGGGCTGGCCGCCGGCGGCCGGGAGGACGACTTCCGGGCCGCCGGCGTGCCGTACGCCCGCCGCGGCGCCCGGCTGGATGCGATGGTGGAGGCCATGCGGCAGGTGTGGTCCGGCGAGGCGATCGGTCCCCGCCCGGCCGGTGCGCCGCTGCCGCTGGTGTTCGGCGGGCACACCGGCACGGCGATCCGGCGCGCGGCGCGTTACGGCCAGGGCTGGATCAGCGGTGGCAGCTCGGCCAGCGGTTACCGGGACCTGGTGGAACGGGCCCGGGCGGGCTGGGCCGAGGCCGGGCGCACCGACCAGCCACGGCTGATGGCGCTGGGATATGTCGCGCTGGGCCCGAACGGCCGCGAGCTGGCCGCCGCGTACGTCGACAACTACTACGCCTTTCTCGGGCCGGGTGCGACCGCCCGGATCACCGCGGGCGTGCTCACCGACGACAGCCGGCTCAAGGAGGCGGTCGCCGGCTATGCCGAGGCCGGTTGCGAGGAGCTGATCCTGGTGCCCTGCGCCGCCGGGATCGACCAGCTGGAGCGGATCAGCGGCGTGGTTCTCTGACCGGGTCACCGTGCATCACCGCCAGCATGCCCGCCCGGTCCTGGAGCTTCGCCCGGGGGCGGCCCTGGTGCTGTCCCCGGGCGATCTCGAACTCGTCCAGCCGCTTCCACTGCTCCCAGGTCACATAGCGCACGCCGCGCTCGGTCAGCAGCTCGGTGATCGCCTCCGGCCGCGGGTCGGGCGGGTGCGGCAGCTCCGGCAGGTCGGCCAGCAACGCACGGGCGACCTGGGCGGCGTCCACCTTGGTGCTGCCGATCACCCCGCTCGGACCCCGCCGGGCCCAGCCGACGGCATAGAGCCCGGGCGAGCCGGTGACCCGGCCGCCGGTGGTGGGGACGGTGGCATGCACCGGGTCGAAGGGCACGCCGGGCACCTGTTCCCCACGGAAGCCGACGGCGTGGAACACCGCGCCGACCGGCAGCAGCTCGACCTCGCCGGTCCGGACGTCCTCGAGGAGCAACGCCTCGACCCGTGACTCGCCGACGATCTCCACCGGCCGGCGCCAGAACATCAGGTGGATCCGCCGGTCCGCGCCGGTCGCCGCCCGCTGCGACCACAGGCGCAACCTCGCGGCCACCTCCGGGTCGGGTCCGGCACCCAGGTCGGCCGGGTCGACCAGCACGTCCACATTGTCCAGACGCTCCAGGTTGCGCAGCTCCGGCAGGGTGAACCGGGCCGACTCGGGGCCGCGCCGGCCGAGCACGTAGACGTCGGTGACCGCCCGCTCGCGCAGCACGGCGCCCACCTCGTCGGGCACGTCGGTGCCGACCAGCTCGCCGGTTTGCTTGACGAGCATGCGCGCGACGTCCAGGGCGACGTTGCCGGCGCCCACCACCGCCGCGGCGCTCATCGTGAGCCGGAACTCGGTGCCCCGGTCGGGGTGCCCGTTGTACCACGACACGAACTCCCCGGCGGCGCAGCTGCCGGGCAGGGTCTCACCCGGAATGCCCAGCGGCCGGTCGATCGGGGCGCCGGTCGCGATCACCACCGCGGCGTAGCGCCGGCGCAGGTCGGCGACGCTGATGTCGGCGCCGATCCCGACGTTGCCCAGGAACCGCACCCCGGGCCGCTCCAGGATCCGGCCCAGCGCGGTGGCGACCGCCTTGACCTTCTGATCGGGTGCGACGCCGTAGCGCACCAGACCGTACGGGGTGGGCAGGCGGTCGAAGACGTCGATCGAGACAGCCGCGCCGGAGCGGGTCAGCGCGTCGACCGTGTAGACCCCAGCCGGACCCGAACCCACGACTGCCACCCGCGCCGGAACGCTCATCACACCTCACCTCGAAGGGGGACACCGTCACTCATGGACGCTATTGCGCCGGGCGTCCGCCGGCATCGATCGGAGGTCGCCGGGGCGTCAGTCGAAAGTTGTGGGTTGCCGTGGTGGCGTGGCTGATCGGATGACATCGGCCGGCGGCTCCGGTGCCGGGGCTGCCGGCCCGCCCGCGGGCACCGGCGCGGCCAGGTGGCGGCTCAACGCCGGGGTGCCGACGGCGACTGCCACCGCGATCCCGGCCGCGAGGAGCCCGGCGATCAGGAAGTAGACCGCGCCCGGCAGCGGGCCGTAGAGCCGGGTGCCCTGGCCGAGCACGCCCACCCCGAGCGCCGCGAACAGCCAGGAGACCCCGATCAGGCGGCCGGTGTGCCCGGGCGGTGCGACGGCCGCGCACAGGCTCAGCACGATCGGCCCGATGGCCA includes:
- a CDS encoding methyltransferase, giving the protein MTQQTRPSAGAGAILELGTAFCTARCVLTAVDLDLFTVLEGAPATAAELGDQLGLHPRGVPAFLDVLVELGLLQHSAGTYRNDPAATRHLVSGRSGDVTGFLRRSTHMLWPAWTRFDEMLRTGKPTAEADYTEMIKDPAKLRRFLGMMDALNGLLAPELAEAFDWSGRGTVLDVGGARGNLVGNLVKLRPHLRGMVFDLPQMADPFAEHMAALELTGKVTFHSGSFFDNPLPRADVVCIGHVLHDWAEDECRAVVAKAFEAVNPGGALLVYDRMLRADGRRLPNLVISLDMMLTTPGGQEYPAAEYEQWLAGAGFQDISARPLGEDDTLVVGHKPR
- a CDS encoding LLM class flavin-dependent oxidoreductase; its protein translation is MTGAMRIGVALPAAVPGRPVRELLTWARRAEEHGYSCLAALDRLVYDNCEPLIALSAAAAVTERIGIAATALIAPYRGSAALLAKQLATLDRLSAGRLVVGLAAGGREDDFRAAGVPYARRGARLDAMVEAMRQVWSGEAIGPRPAGAPLPLVFGGHTGTAIRRAARYGQGWISGGSSASGYRDLVERARAGWAEAGRTDQPRLMALGYVALGPNGRELAAAYVDNYYAFLGPGATARITAGVLTDDSRLKEAVAGYAEAGCEELILVPCAAGIDQLERISGVVL
- a CDS encoding FAD-dependent oxidoreductase encodes the protein MSVPARVAVVGSGPAGVYTVDALTRSGAAVSIDVFDRLPTPYGLVRYGVAPDQKVKAVATALGRILERPGVRFLGNVGIGADISVADLRRRYAAVVIATGAPIDRPLGIPGETLPGSCAAGEFVSWYNGHPDRGTEFRLTMSAAAVVGAGNVALDVARMLVKQTGELVGTDVPDEVGAVLRERAVTDVYVLGRRGPESARFTLPELRNLERLDNVDVLVDPADLGAGPDPEVAARLRLWSQRAATGADRRIHLMFWRRPVEIVGESRVEALLLEDVRTGEVELLPVGAVFHAVGFRGEQVPGVPFDPVHATVPTTGGRVTGSPGLYAVGWARRGPSGVIGSTKVDAAQVARALLADLPELPHPPDPRPEAITELLTERGVRYVTWEQWKRLDEFEIARGQHQGRPRAKLQDRAGMLAVMHGDPVREPRR